A region of Thermococcus argininiproducens DNA encodes the following proteins:
- a CDS encoding class I SAM-dependent methyltransferase, which produces MVVRVFGFGYHSFLNEHIKKNKCKRLMEIGVYDGENAKNMIEAAKKNFPPEEIEYYGFDYFESEAHYQKVYKKLKETGSKFKLFKGDSKVTLPQHINELPIMDLIFIDGGKSYETAKSDWENCKKLLGDHTVVFVHNYGFPGVKRAIDEIPRDKYVVEIIYPPNDYVTARIRKR; this is translated from the coding sequence ATGGTGGTGAGAGTGTTTGGGTTTGGTTATCATTCTTTTTTGAATGAACACATAAAAAAGAACAAATGTAAAAGATTAATGGAAATAGGAGTATATGATGGTGAAAATGCAAAGAACATGATTGAAGCAGCTAAGAAGAACTTTCCTCCGGAAGAGATAGAATACTATGGATTCGACTACTTTGAAAGTGAGGCTCACTATCAGAAAGTCTACAAAAAGCTGAAAGAGACAGGCTCTAAATTTAAGCTTTTTAAAGGGGATTCTAAGGTCACCCTTCCTCAGCATATAAATGAGCTTCCAATAATGGATCTTATATTTATTGATGGTGGAAAATCCTATGAAACTGCAAAAAGCGACTGGGAAAATTGTAAAAAACTACTGGGAGATCATACGGTAGTTTTTGTTCATAATTATGGGTTTCCTGGAGTTAAACGGGCCATAGATGAAATTCCACGGGATAAATATGTGGTAGAGATAATTTATCCCCCAAACGACTATGTGACCGCACGGATTAGGAAAAGATAG
- a CDS encoding TrpB-like pyridoxal phosphate-dependent enzyme — translation MPRVWYNILPDLPEALAPPLDPETEEPIKPEKLLRIFAGELVKQEMSKERYVEIPGEIRELYAKIGRPTPLFRATNLEKKLGTPARIYFKYEGATTTGSHKINTALAQAYYAKKQGIERLVTETGAGQWGTALSLAGALLGLKVRVYMARASFQQKPYRRVLMNVYGAEVYPSPSNRTEVGKRFLKEDPNHPGGLGIAISEAIEDVLRNESARYSLGSVLNHVLMHQTVIGLEAKEQMKEFEEPDVIIGCVGGGSNFAGLAYPFVKDVLDGKAEYEFIAVEPKAAPSMTSGIYTYDYGDSGKLTPKMKMHTLGHTYYVPPIHAGGLRYHGLAPTLSVLLNHGIVKPVAYHQTEVFEAALTFARSEGIVPAPESAHAIKAAIDLALQAKEKGEERVILFNLSGHGLLDLKGYDDFLEGKLQDYEPEEIPALNGMI, via the coding sequence ATACCTAGGGTTTGGTACAACATCCTACCAGACCTCCCGGAGGCTTTGGCGCCTCCCTTAGATCCGGAGACAGAGGAACCAATAAAACCTGAAAAGCTCTTGAGAATTTTCGCGGGAGAACTTGTGAAGCAAGAGATGAGCAAGGAACGTTATGTTGAGATTCCAGGGGAAATTAGGGAGCTCTATGCAAAGATAGGTCGACCCACACCGTTGTTCAGGGCCACAAACCTTGAGAAAAAGTTAGGCACCCCGGCAAGGATATACTTCAAATACGAGGGTGCAACGACAACGGGAAGTCACAAGATAAACACGGCCCTAGCACAGGCGTATTACGCTAAGAAACAGGGTATTGAAAGGCTAGTAACGGAAACTGGAGCAGGCCAGTGGGGAACGGCCCTTTCGCTTGCTGGAGCCCTGCTTGGCTTAAAGGTTCGTGTTTATATGGCAAGGGCCAGTTTTCAGCAGAAGCCATATAGGAGAGTCTTAATGAATGTCTATGGAGCGGAGGTCTACCCCAGCCCAAGTAATAGGACTGAGGTAGGTAAAAGGTTTCTAAAGGAGGACCCAAATCATCCCGGTGGCTTGGGGATAGCAATAAGTGAGGCCATTGAAGATGTTTTGAGGAATGAAAGTGCACGCTATTCCCTTGGCAGTGTGTTGAACCACGTCCTTATGCACCAGACTGTCATAGGCCTTGAGGCTAAGGAACAGATGAAGGAGTTTGAGGAGCCGGACGTTATAATTGGATGCGTTGGTGGAGGAAGCAACTTTGCAGGTTTAGCTTATCCATTTGTCAAAGATGTTCTAGATGGTAAAGCAGAATATGAGTTTATAGCGGTTGAACCAAAAGCCGCTCCGAGCATGACATCGGGAATTTACACATATGACTACGGAGATTCAGGAAAACTAACTCCAAAAATGAAAATGCACACTCTAGGTCATACATACTATGTCCCACCCATTCACGCTGGAGGCTTGAGGTATCACGGCCTAGCCCCCACACTCAGCGTGCTCCTTAACCATGGCATCGTTAAACCTGTAGCTTATCACCAAACAGAAGTTTTTGAAGCCGCTCTAACATTTGCAAGGAGCGAAGGAATAGTACCGGCCCCTGAGAGTGCACACGCAATAAAGGCCGCAATAGATTTAGCTCTTCAGGCAAAGGAGAAGGGAGAAGAGAGGGTTATACTATTCAATCTAAGCGGCCATGGTCTCCTTGATCTTAAGGGGTATGATGACTTCTTGGAGGGAAAACTGCAGGATTACGAACCTGAAGAGATTCCGGCGTTGAATGGGATGATATGA
- a CDS encoding acetamidase/formamidase family protein: MVAEEEIFNELQTNGIIGPHSKMLGPVADGGRIIFVTAPGCWGPMITPTIRGGHEVNVPVAVDGAKVGDGLVMRIKSIKVLSKAASSGVDTVREGAFVGDPYVAKKCPSCNDPWPEFEVIGIGEDAIRCKHCGSPASPFKMVNGYTMVLDSNLGVGVTVNKETAEMIAQEAWEWHALPKNSKQVPILIFAKADIVGVPSRIRPFLGQFGTVPAVDIPDSHNAGDFGSFLINAPHPYAITKEDYETKLTDGHLDIDAVREGAIIIAPVKVDGGGVYAGDAHAMQGDGEVAGHTTDISAESVIEVSVIKNLNLEGPILLPPEEDLPPLVKPWRKDEWERVQTLAKKFGIEPEPVAPVQIIGSGPTINEAAMRGFERAAKLFGMSIEEVRNRVTISGAVEIGRLPGIVQVSMQVPLSALEKMGIDELVVKHYKLPF; this comes from the coding sequence ATGGTTGCTGAAGAAGAAATTTTTAACGAGCTACAAACAAACGGAATTATCGGTCCCCACTCCAAAATGCTCGGGCCTGTGGCAGATGGAGGGAGAATAATCTTCGTCACAGCCCCCGGATGCTGGGGCCCAATGATAACGCCAACCATTAGAGGAGGGCACGAAGTCAACGTCCCTGTAGCTGTCGATGGCGCGAAAGTTGGTGACGGTCTAGTGATGAGGATAAAGAGCATAAAAGTGCTCTCAAAAGCGGCTTCTTCGGGCGTTGATACAGTAAGAGAAGGAGCTTTTGTCGGTGATCCTTACGTGGCCAAAAAATGTCCTTCATGTAACGATCCCTGGCCCGAGTTCGAAGTAATTGGAATTGGAGAAGATGCCATAAGGTGTAAACACTGTGGCTCCCCTGCATCCCCATTTAAGATGGTGAACGGATACACTATGGTGCTTGACTCCAATCTTGGAGTAGGAGTTACGGTAAACAAAGAAACGGCTGAAATGATAGCTCAAGAAGCTTGGGAATGGCATGCCCTACCTAAAAACTCAAAGCAAGTACCAATTCTGATCTTTGCTAAAGCCGATATAGTTGGCGTTCCCTCAAGAATAAGGCCATTTTTAGGACAGTTTGGAACTGTCCCCGCTGTTGATATACCTGATTCACACAATGCAGGCGATTTTGGTTCGTTCTTGATAAACGCACCCCATCCCTATGCAATAACTAAAGAGGACTACGAAACCAAGCTCACAGATGGACACTTGGATATCGATGCAGTTAGAGAAGGAGCAATAATAATAGCCCCAGTAAAAGTCGATGGAGGAGGAGTATACGCTGGAGATGCTCATGCAATGCAGGGAGATGGAGAAGTAGCGGGCCACACAACAGACATAAGTGCCGAGAGTGTTATAGAAGTCTCAGTCATTAAGAACCTTAACCTAGAAGGTCCAATTCTATTACCTCCAGAAGAGGACTTACCACCACTGGTTAAACCTTGGAGAAAAGACGAATGGGAAAGGGTGCAAACTTTAGCTAAGAAGTTTGGAATTGAACCCGAACCGGTTGCACCAGTACAGATAATAGGTTCTGGACCTACAATAAATGAAGCTGCAATGAGAGGTTTTGAAAGGGCCGCAAAGCTATTTGGGATGAGTATTGAGGAAGTTAGAAACAGGGTAACCATAAGTGGAGCTGTAGAGATTGGTAGACTCCCAGGAATAGTGCAAGTTTCCATGCAAGTACCCCTAAGTGCCCTTGAAAAGATGGGTATAGATGAACTAGTTGTCAAACATTACAAATTACCCTTCTAG
- a CDS encoding plasmid mobilization protein has translation MFESILKKLNEVNAPVIGKSKVPAAGIKAFEAILKYKGFKEWNEAVKIALSEFLRYNNGNEETLQEFKEILEREFSGFTRARIIKTKAKALKALWEAEAKALFGPVKRTKWISIRVTEEEYNRVLEEATKEGLDISNYIRKKLGLSYGV, from the coding sequence ATGTTTGAGAGTATTCTCAAAAAGTTGAATGAAGTGAATGCTCCAGTAATTGGGAAATCTAAAGTCCCTGCAGCTGGTATAAAGGCATTTGAAGCAATTCTCAAGTATAAAGGGTTTAAAGAATGGAATGAAGCAGTTAAAATAGCACTTTCTGAATTTTTGAGGTATAATAATGGAAATGAAGAAACACTTCAAGAGTTTAAGGAGATACTTGAGAGAGAATTTTCAGGATTTACTAGAGCAAGGATTATTAAAACTAAAGCTAAAGCCCTAAAGGCGCTCTGGGAGGCAGAGGCTAAAGCCCTCTTTGGTCCAGTAAAGAGAACTAAATGGATATCAATTAGAGTAACTGAAGAAGAGTATAACCGAGTTCTTGAAGAAGCTACTAAAGAAGGTCTTGACATTTCAAATTATATCAGAAAAAAGCTTGGGCTTAGCTATGGGGTTTGA
- a CDS encoding CGP-CTERM-anchored Cys-rich protein has translation MRWSLLIGILLFFVPFANACYNPMDSLAVEVYLNKPGITYDLTPLKSAQNVIIENDSIIYRSHHDESVAVILSEDNGFLRVRVQIPAKSFSSTYAHASLVTPLLISEEMVEKAKELGWEVEGFTFKKKNLLVQINLSRGDECQNDSECATGGCSGEVCTTRDKAKEVITPCIYAEWYDCLRLTQCGCVNGFCTWKSNEEFEKCLREHNMDPSKVVKVPNAEVWIADYGKEKPSEEDLNEMKALFDVFGISCMLENLSFESETVESPTGVVDPYSFNFTEALRTELVWLRDNGIVRINEEDIEMIAKVAKMGKAGYNSHIGWYEKDGKYSWVAYDESDSPLLLRCVGQPFKLKLPPSQVELPQTSTTSTTSQQTESVCGPGLILGLLLMVRVFRK, from the coding sequence ATGCGATGGTCACTGCTCATTGGGATTTTACTTTTCTTCGTGCCTTTCGCAAATGCGTGTTATAACCCAATGGATTCTCTAGCAGTTGAAGTTTATCTCAACAAACCTGGGATTACTTATGATTTAACCCCATTGAAATCTGCTCAAAATGTGATAATCGAAAATGATAGCATAATCTATCGTTCACACCATGATGAAAGCGTTGCGGTAATTTTAAGTGAGGATAATGGCTTTCTTAGGGTTAGGGTCCAGATACCGGCAAAGAGTTTTAGCTCCACCTATGCTCATGCTTCACTTGTAACTCCTTTGCTAATTTCTGAAGAGATGGTTGAGAAAGCCAAAGAGCTTGGATGGGAAGTTGAAGGGTTTACATTCAAAAAGAAGAATCTGCTTGTGCAAATAAATCTATCAAGGGGAGATGAATGTCAAAATGACTCGGAGTGTGCTACAGGAGGATGCTCTGGAGAAGTTTGTACTACTAGAGATAAAGCAAAAGAAGTAATCACCCCATGCATATATGCGGAATGGTATGATTGCTTAAGATTAACTCAATGCGGCTGTGTCAATGGTTTCTGCACATGGAAATCAAATGAGGAATTTGAAAAGTGTTTAAGAGAGCACAACATGGACCCATCAAAAGTTGTTAAGGTACCAAATGCTGAGGTCTGGATAGCAGACTATGGGAAAGAAAAGCCAAGTGAAGAGGATTTGAATGAAATGAAGGCCCTTTTTGATGTTTTTGGAATCTCGTGCATGCTTGAAAACTTGAGTTTCGAAAGCGAGACTGTGGAAAGTCCTACAGGGGTGGTTGATCCTTATTCCTTTAACTTCACCGAGGCCCTTAGAACAGAGCTCGTGTGGCTTAGGGATAATGGGATAGTCAGGATCAACGAAGAGGACATTGAAATGATTGCAAAGGTTGCAAAAATGGGAAAAGCGGGTTATAACTCCCATATAGGCTGGTACGAGAAAGATGGGAAGTATTCATGGGTTGCTTATGACGAAAGTGACAGTCCACTTTTGTTGAGGTGTGTTGGCCAACCTTTTAAGCTTAAGCTTCCTCCGAGCCAGGTTGAGCTTCCTCAAACTAGTACAACTTCCACAACATCACAACAAACAGAGAGTGTCTGTGGGCCAGGCCTTATCTTGGGTTTGCTATTGATGGTGAGGGTTTTTAGGAAATGA